The following proteins are encoded in a genomic region of Mustela erminea isolate mMusErm1 chromosome 3, mMusErm1.Pri, whole genome shotgun sequence:
- the C3H5orf63 gene encoding glutaredoxin-like protein C5orf63 homolog, which yields MLWFQGNSMHLAKYSLQLLMRNLSASKTVLPVLTLFTKDPCPLCDEAKEILEPYKNRVILQEVDITLPENSAWYERYKFDIPVFHLNGQFLMMHRVDISKLEKQLQKLEQQGAGCWRMPS from the exons ATGCTCTGGTTTCAAGGAAATAGCATGCATCTTGCCAAATACTCCCTTCAACTCCTCATGAGAAATCTCTCTGCCTCGAAGACTGTTCTTCCTGTGCTGACCTTATTTACAAAG gATCCATGCCCCCTTTGTGATGAAGCCAAGGAAATACTGGAGCCCTACAAAAACAGG GTTATTTTACAGGAGGTGGACATCACACTTCCAGAAAACTCTGCTTGGTATGAAAGGTATAAATTTGACATCCCTGTCTTCCACTTGAATGGCCAGTTTCTGATGATGCATCGAGTAGACATCTCAAAACTTGAAAAGCAGCTCCAGAAACTTGAGCAGCAAGGTGCTGGATGCTGGAGGATGCCTTCATGA